A stretch of DNA from Cryptosporangium aurantiacum:
GACCGAGACCGGCGAGGCCGTCGCGCTGGCGTTGAAGCCGGTGCTGGCCTCGGTTCTCGGCGGGCGGCCGCCGGCGTTGGCGCTCTCCAGCCCGCTGCAGCGCGCGCGCCGCACCGCGGAGCTGGCCGGCGTCCCGGTCGAGCTCGACGAGGACCTCCGCGAGGTCGACTACGGCGACTACGAAGGCATCACCACGCCGCAGATCCGGGAACGCGACCCCGGCTGGACGGTCTGGACCGGTGCGGTGCCCAACGGAGAAACCGCCGAAGAGGCAGGCAGGCGGATCGACCGGGTTCTCGACCGAGCCCGGAAAGCGCTGCCGAACGGGCACGTCGTGCTGTTCGCGCACGGCCACATCCTGCGGGTGTTGACCGCACGCTGGCTGGGCCTGCCCGCATCCGAGGGGCGGCTGTTCGCGCTCGACACCGCGACGATCGGCGTCCTGGACACCGAGCACGACCGACCGGTCGTGCGGCGCTGGAACGCGCCGGCGGCGTGGTGAGCTGGCGGGTTCGTGAGGCGACCCCGGACGACGTCGCCGACATCGTGGCGATGGTGCACGAGCTGGCCGCCTACGAGAAGGCGCCGGACGAGTGCACGCTGACGGTCCCGCAGCTCGAGACGGCCCTGTTCGGGCCGTCTCCGGCGCTGTTCGGGCACGTCGTGAGCCGGGCGGACGATGATGCCGTGGTGGGCTTCGCCGTGTGGTTCTTGAACTACTCCACCTGGCGTGGCGTCCACGGGATCTACCTGGAGGACCTGTACGTCCGGCCGGAGGCGCGCCGCGGCGGCGCCGGCCGTGCTCTTCTCTCCCGCCTGGCGCAGATCTGCGTCGAACGCCGGTACGCCCGGCTGGAGTGGTGGGTACTGGACTGGAACACCCCCGCTCGGGACGCGTACGCCGCGATGGGGGCGAACGCGCTCACCGAGTGGATCCCGTACCGGGTCGACGGCCAGGACCTCCTCCGCCTGGCCGGCGGCTGACCGATCCGACACGCCGGGCGGAATCGGCTTCGGCGGGCGTGTCGACCGCGTCTGTCGACACCGATCACCACCGCTACTCGCGTGTGGACTCCCCTCCGACCCCACCGAGCCGTAAAGTGCGGGCGGGGGAACACCGCATAGCGCGACAGAACACCGCACGGCGACGGCGCACGGGGAGGGGTGGCGTGGAGGCGAGGGCAGCTCACCACAGCGGCGGCGCCGCAGCCGGCCGGGCAGCGAGCCCCGGCGTCCGACCATCCGCTTCCGGCGCGCTCCTCGCCGGCTACGTCCCCGGTTCGCGTGCACCGGGAGACCCCGCCACCGGGCCGAGCACCTCGAACCGGCCCAGCACCGCGAAGGGGGACAGTGTGGAGGGCGACCCGGACATCGTCCTTCTGACCCTGCCCGCGAACAGCGTTTACCTCTCGGTGCTGCGTACCGCCACCGCCGGCCTCGCCGCTCGGCTGCACTTCACGCTCGACGAGATCGAGGATCTGCGGATCGCGGTCGACGAGGCGTGCGCGATGTTGCTGAACGGCGAAGAGCTCCCCGACTCCGAACTGCACTGCCGCTTCACCCTCACCCCTGACGAGATCGCCGTCACCGTGACGCTCCCCGGCGTCCGCCGCAGTCTGCCCCCGCAGAACACCTTCGCCTGGCAGGTGCTCACCGCACTGACCGGCGAGGTGGACGCCGAGGTCAGCAACGACCAGCTCACCATCGGGCTGGTCAAGCGGCGGAGCCGCGCCTCGTGAGCAGCGCGCGACGCCCGGGGGCCGGAAGCCGGAACCCCTCCTCGGATCCCGTGGTACGCCCGGTCGGCCGTCGGACCGGCCGGCCCGACGCCACCCAGCACGACCCGTCCCGGGTGCCGGTTCCGGCCGGTCCGGCCGACGACCGCACCACCGACGAGGGCCCGGCCGACGAGGGCCCGGCCGACGAGCGTCCCCCGCTACGCCGAGCGCCGATGCGGCGCCGGGCCTCGTCGGCGGATCCGGCCGACGCCGCCGACGGGTCGGACGTCGCCCACACCGCTGCGGAGCGGGACCGGCACGCGTCGCACGAGCTGTTCCGCCGTCTGCAGGCCTGTGTGCCGGGCAGCCCGGAGTGGCGGGTGCACCGGGACGAGTTGGTGCGGCGCCACCTGCCGCTCGCCCACTACCTGGTGCGGCGGTTCGCCGGGCGCGGTGAACCGATGGACGACTTGATCCAGGTCGCCACGATCGGCCTGATCAAGGCTGTGGACCGCTTCGACCTCGAACGCGGGGTCGAATTCTCCACATATGCGACCCCTACCGTCGTCGGCGAGGTCAAGCGACACTTCCGCGACCGGGGCTGGGCGATCCGGGTGCCGCGGCGAATGCAGGAGCACACGCTGGCGGTCTCCCGGGCGACCGGCGACCTGTTCGGCCGACTCTCCCGCTCCCCCACGATCGCCGAGCTCGCCGGGTACACGCACCTGACCGAGGAGGAGGTGCTGGAGGCGATCGGGTCGGCGCACGCGTACACGACCGTCTCGCTCGACGTCGAGCTGGCGGACGACTCGCCCGGCGGCGCCGCCCACCCGGCCGCCGGGGACGCTCAGGTGGCGCTGGAGAACGTCGAGCACCGGGCGTCGCTGCGACCGTTGCTCAACCGGCTCAACCCGCGGGAGCGACAGATCCTCGCGCTGCGGTTCTTCGCGAACATGACGCAGTCAGAGATCGCCGCCGAGATCGGCGTCTCACAGATGCACGTGTCCCGGTTGCTCAGCCGGACGTTGGCACACTTGCGTGAGGGTCTGGGACACCCAGAGTAGTGGCTGTTTCGTCACCGTCCGTAAACGGTGTTCAGGCAGTCAAGGCCTGCCGGGACGCCGGGGCGACCACCAGTGCGACGCAGGCGATCACAGAGAGCCCGATCAGGCCGCCGAGCACCTTCACCCAGGCGTCGCTCTCACCGGTGACCATGAAGAACACCACCGGGACCGCGCACAGCTGGAGCGCGACCGCGAGCCCGCGGCCGGCCAGCCGACGGTGGATCAGCAGCCGGCCGGCGTAGTAGAGCGCGGCGGCCGCGACCAACGGCCCCGCGATGATCCAGGCCGCCCATTCGAGCTGGTCGGTGCCGTCGCGCACCAGGCCGACGATCTCCGCGACGGCGAGCACGGCGACCAGCACCGCCTGGATCCAGAGCACGAGGACGCCGACGCGCAACGTCAGCGGGCCGTCGTCCGCGAGAACGTCGGGGGTCGCGGGCTTCGGGGCGCCTGTCCCGGCGACCGGGTCTGGGCGGTCAGTCACAGCTCAAGCCTACCGACAAGTAGAGTCGCCACTATGCGTGCACTTCTGGTGGTCAACCCTATCGCCACGACCACCCGGCCACGCACTCGTGAGGTGTTGGTCTCAGCGCTGTCGGCCGAGCTCGACCTGGAGATCGCGGAGACCACCCACCGAGGGCACGCCATCGAGCTCGGGACCCGTGCCGCCCGCGAGCACTACGACGTGGTGGTGGCGCTCGGCGGCGACGGCACGGTCAACGAGGTCGTCAACGGCCTCCTCGTCGACGGGCCGCGCGACGACCTCCCGGCGCTCGGGGTGGTACCGGGTGGGTCCGCGAACGTGTTCATCAGGGCGCTCGGCGCTCCGCGGGACCCGGTCGACGCCACCGGTCTGCTGCTCGAAGCCCTCCGGGCCAACCGCCGACGCTCGATCGGGCTCGGCCAGGTCAACGACCGCTGGTTCATCTTCTGCGCGGGCTTCGGCCTCGACGCAGCCGTCGTCGGCCGGGTGGAGCAGGCACGCAGTCGCGGCCGGACCGCGACGCCCGGCCTGTACGTCCGGTCGGCGGTCGCCCAGTACTTCCGGGGGCCGGAGCGCACCACGACGAGCATCGAGCTGAAACTCGACGCCCCGCCGGCGGATGCCGCGGACGGCGTCGGCGCCGAACCGAGTGGACGGTTCGCCGCGGTGATCGTGCAGAACTGTTCGCCGTGGACCTATCTCGGACCGCGCCCGGTGAATCCGTGCCCCGAAGCGTCGTTCGACGCGGGTTTGGATTTGCTGGCGCTGCGCGCGCTCGGGTTGCCGAGCACGCTCCGAACGGTCTGGCAGATCCTTTCGCCGCAACCGGATCCGCACGGCCGCCACATTCTCCGCGAGCACGACCTGTCCGGGTTCGTGCTCCGTTCGGACGCCGCGCTGGCCGCCCAGGTCGACGGTGACTACCTCGGCGAACTCTCCGAGCTGCGATTCACGGCGGTGCCGAACGCACTTCGCGTCGTGGTGTGAGACACGTTTTTTCGCATCACTGAACGACGGACCTTAAAACTTCCTCGTGCGCGAACGTTTTAGGCGTTAAGAAGCGCGGAACCCCCCGCCGCATGAGCGTTCATGACAGTGAGGGGCGTTACGGACCTGACCGGCAGGACGCGGTTCAGTAGAGAACTCTCCTGTGGTTCAGGGTGGTCAACCGACATCCGTGACACCCGGCGCTAAACACACCACGTGTCGACGCCGAGCGTTGCGGGCGCGGGCGGTGGCTGCGGAGCGTAACACTCGCCGCGGTTTGCACCTCATTTGAGGGTGAAGTACACCGTTACTAGCGTATTGTCCGATCTAACCGCAGGTGAGTCGGCTCACGACCGTCCTAAATAAGGTTCACAACCCCTTGACATAGCCGCAGTTCGTGAAAGCATTCACAAGCAACACCACACTTGAGCTTCAGCCGCCGTCCGGCTCGGTGTGGGCAAGGACGGCGAACCCCAGATCGATACAAGGAGAATTGGCATGGACTGGCGCCACCGCGCCCTCTGCCGCGACGAGGACCCCGAGCTGTTCTTCCCGATCGGGACGACCGGCCCGGCTCTGCTGCAGGTCGAAGAGGCCAAGGCCGTCTGTCGCCGTTGTTCGGTGACGGAATCCTGCCTGCAGTGGGCCATTGAATCGGGTCAGGATGCCGGCGTGTGGGGCGGGATGAGCGAGGACGAACGCCGGGCGCTCAAGCGACGCAACCGGCAGCGCGCCCGCACCGCCTGAAACCTTCGCACGAGCCTGACCGGCCCGGCACCCCCAACGACGGGGATGCCGGGCCGATCACGTTGATCGGCCCGGCCGCCCTCAGCGAAAGGGAATCAAGGGGACTACTAGGACCGCTTCGGTGCCGCCTTCGGGGCGGGGGCGGAGTTCCAGGGTCCCGTTCAGCTCACCGGTGACCAGCGTCCGGACGATCTGCAGGCCGAGCCGCTCGGAGTTGTCCAGCTCGAAGTCCTCCGGCAGCCCCCGGCCGTCGTCGGTGATCCGGACGTGCAGCCGGCCGCGCCACCGGTGCGCCGCCACGATCACCTCACCGGCCTGACCCGGCCCGTACGCGTGCTCGACGGCGTTCTGCACCAACTCGGTCGCGACCGTCACCAGCGGTGTGGCGATCTGCGCCGACAGCACGCCGAACGAACCCACCCGCCGCACCAGCACCCGCGACTCGGGCGCGGCCACGTCGGCGACCATCGAGATCACCCGGTCGACGATCGAATCGAAGTCGACGGTCTCGTCCAGCGACGACGCGAGCGTCTCGTGCACCATCGCGATCGACGCCACCCGCCGCACCGACTCTTCCAGCGCCGCCCGCGCGTCCGACGTCCCGACCCGCCGGGCCTGCAAACGCAGCAGCGCGGCCACCGTCTGCAGGTTGTTCTTGACGCGGTGGTGGATCTCCCGGATCGTCGCGTCCTTGGTCACCAGCGCCTTGTCGCGCCGCCGGACGTCGGTCACGTCGCGGACCAGCACCAGCGCACCGATCGGCGAGCCGTCCGGCAGCAGCGGCAACGCCCGGATCAGCACGGTGGCACCCCGCGCCTCGACCTCGGTGCGGCCCTTCACCTCGCCGTGCACCGCCGCCTGGATCCGCGCGCACACCTCGCCGCCGTCGAGCGGATCGGTCGCCAGCCCGCGGGTGAGCGTCGCGAGGTCCTCACCGACCAGGTCCCCGGCCAACCCCAGACGGCGGTACGCCGACTGGGCGTTCGGGCTCGCGTACGTGACGACGCCGAGCGAATTCAGCCGGACCAGGCCGTCGCCGACCCGGGGCGCCGACGCGGTCTTCTCCTCCGCGGGCGGCGGCGGGAACGTGCCACCGGCCACCATCAGGCACAGGTCGTCGGCGGCTTGCAGGTAGCTGAGCTCGAGCTGGCTCGGCACGCGGGTCGCCGCCAGGTTCGTCACCCGTCCGACGACCGCGATCACGCGCTCGCCCCGGCGGACCGGGATCGCCTCCTGGCGGGCCGGTACGCCGTCGTGCCAGACCGGGTCGCCCTCGCGCCAGATCCGGCGCTCGATCATCGCGGTCGTGAGCTGGTCGACCACCGGCCCGGTGGCCATCTTGCCGACCATGTCGTCGTGGTAGGCGGTCGGCGCGGTCGTCGGGCGGACCTGCGCCGCGCACAGGAAGCCGCTCTCCGCGACCGGCAGCCAGAGCAGGAGGTCGGCGAAGCTCAGGTCGGCGACCAGCTGCCAGTCGCCGGCGAGACGGTGCAGGTGGTCCAGGTCCTCACCGGAGAGAGACGTGTGCTCCTCGACCAGGTCCCGGAGTGTCGACACCGGCTCAATATTGCACGGGCAGGTCGGGGCCACCGAACCGGTCCTCCGAACGGACGGTTTCGACCCTCGTGGGACCTGATCCTCCCTTCGGAGGGTTCGTCCCAGGTCGCGCCGCGCAACTGAGCCAGATCCGGTGCTACTCCCCGGTAAGGAGAAACCGCGACTCGTCCCGGACGGTGCCAGGTTTGTGCCAGACTCCGACCCACGGGGCATAACCGCAGGTCGTGGCTTTGAAGTAGGTAAGGAACTCCGTCGAGTGAGCGATCCACTGCAGCGTCTCCGTGACGCGTACTCGGTCCGGACGGTCTCCGGGCTGACCCGACGGCTGCGCCCCCGGCCCGTCGCCGGCGATGGTCTCGTCGACCTGGCCGGCAACGACTACCTCGGTCTCAGCCGCGACGAGCGGGTGGTGTCGGCCGCGGCCGCGGCCGCGCTCACGTGGGGCGCGGGCGCCACCGGCTCCCGGCTGGTCACCGGCACGACCGTGCTGCACGCGGAGCTGGAGGCCGCGCTGGCCCGGTTCTCGGCAGCGCCGGACGCGCTGGTCTTCTCCTCGGGGTACCTGGCCAACCTCGGTGCGGTGACGGTCCTGGGTGGCCCGGACGTGCTGGTCGTCTCCGACACCGTGAACCACGCCTCGATCGTGGACGCCTGCCGCCTCTCCCGGTCCCGGGTGACGATCACCCCGCACCGGGACGTCGGCGCGGTCGAGCGGGCACTGGCCGGCCGTCCGGAGGAGCACGCGGTCGTGGTCACCGACGCGTTGTTCAGCGTCGACGGCGACCTGGCGCCGCTCCCCGACCTGCACGCGGTGTGCCGGCAGTACGGGGCGCTGCTGGTCGTCGACGAGGCGCACGCGCTGGGCGTCATCGGTGAGCGGGGGCGGGGTGCGGTGTACGCGGCCGGGCTCGCCGGTGAGCCGGACGTCGTCCGCACGGTGACGCTGTCGAAGGCGCTGGGGTCGCAGGGTGGGGCGGTGCTGGGCGCTCCGGAGGTGATCCAGGAGCTGATCGACCGCGGCCGGCCGTTCATCTTCGACACCGGTCTGGCGCCCGCGTCGACGGCCGCCGCGCTGACCGCGCTCCGGATCCTGGCGTCCACGCCGGAGCTGGTGGCCACCGTCCGTGCGCGGGCGAGCGAGCTGGCCTGGGCGGCCCGCTCGGCCGGGCTGTCGGTGACGCGTCCGGACGGTGCTGTGCTGTCGGTGACGATCGGCGATCCGCACGCCGCGCTGCACGCGCAGGCGGTCTGCGCGGAGTTCGGGCTGAAGGTCGGCTGCTTCCGACCGCCCTCGGTTCCCGAGGGCCGGGCCTGCCTGCGATTGACCGCGCGCGCTGATTTGTCGGACGCCGAGGTGGCGCTGGCCGCGCGTGCGTTCACCGCGGTCGCCCGCACGCTCCGCATCCCGACCCGCCACTGACGCCCCGCGGCCATCCCCTCCGCCCGGCCCGCGGGCAATGCCGTAACCGCCATCGCCCCGTCGCCGCCCCGCGGGCGATGCGGGGCGGCGCGCGGGGGCGGTCAGGACTGGCGGCGGCGGATCTTCCGGCTCTTGGCCGCCGGCTCCTCGGGCTCCGGGAGCAGCACGGCCGACCGGTGCTCCTCGCGATCCCGGTCGAGCCAGCACAGCTCCACCCCCAGCCCACGCGGCCGTTCGGAACGGAGCACCTCAGCCCGGAGCGTCCCGCCCGCCGGTACCCGGATCGCGGTGTCGGGGTCGATCGCCGAGGCACGGCCCGCCGGATCGGGCACCAGCTCGAACCACGCCAGCGGCGCCTCGCCGTTCCCGGCGTTGTAGGCGGTCACCGTCCACCCGGTGGTGGTGGGGCGCCGCAGGACGGAGAAGTGCGGCTCGTCGTGTTCACGCGGGGACAGGCGGTACATCACGCCGATCGTCACCGCCGCCAGGATCGCGGTCACCAGGCCGATCCATGCCTCCGCGCCCATCGCCGCCTCCCCCAGTCGACCCGGTGCGACTCCACGGAGCCGTTCCGACACCCATCAGCGCCGTTGCTACTCGCCACCCTCCCTATCGCCGCAATTCTCGTGGATCAAACCGCAGTGATAGTGATGCGATCAATGAGTTGCAGAAAGCATGCCCGAACAATGCATCATGCACAAGGCAACGATCTGCCGAGAATCGGAGCGCCGACGCAGCAGCCCCAGAAATGCTCAGGCGCCCCAGAAACAGCTGCTTGCCTGGCGTCCTAAACCAGTTCTTTGCGGCTCAGCCAGGTGAAGGAGAGCCACCCGGGCAGCACGGGCAACCAGAACGTGAGCATGCGGAACAGCAGCACCGACGAGATCGCGGTCGCACCGTCGAGGCCGCCCGCGGTCAGGCCCGCGGAGAGCACTGCCTCGACCGCACCCAGGCCACCGGGCGTGGGGGCGGCCGAGCCGAGCGCCGTTCCGGCGAGCACTACGACCGCGACCACCGACCAGGACAGCGAGCCGCCGAACCCCTCGATACAGGCGCTCATCACGAGCACGGTCGCCGCCGACTGCAGGATCGTCCCGAAGACTCCGGCACCGAGGCGGGCCGGCCTGGTGAACACGCTGGCCAACCGGGGCGTGATCTGGGCCAGGTAGGGCCGCAGCCGAGCCAGCAGGAACCGCCGTCCGAACGGGACCATGAACACGGCAGCGACCACCGCCATGACGATCCCGAGCGTGATCAGCGCGCTGTCCGGCACTTCGAGCGAGCGCGCCTGGTCGTTGCCCGCGATCAGTCCGACGACGATGAGTAGCAGCACGGTGACCGCCACGGTCCCGAGCTGCCAGAGCGCCACCGCGGCCACTGCGGCAGCCGCTGGTACGCCCGCCTGTTGCAGGTACCGGACGTTCAGCGCGGCACCACCGACACCGGCCGGCGCCACCAGCCCGAGGAACGACGACGCGACCTGAACCAGGAACGTGCGCGCGAACCGCAGACGTTCGGCGACAAAACCGGTCAGCGCGATCGCCGCTCCGACGAACCGGACGGTGCCGAGCAGCACCGCGAGCGCGAGCCACCGCCAGTCCGCGTCGGTGATCACCGCGACCAGGTCGAGGCCGGCGATCTGGTCGAGCAGCACGTACGCCGCGGCGGTGAGCGCGACGACCGAGATGATCGTGCGCGGCCGCAGGCGCTCCAGGCGAACCGGCTCGGGTGGCGCGGTGCCGATCACGTCCAGTACGCGGTCCCGCAGCGTGTCGAGCAGCGCCTTGTCACGGCGCAGCGCCTGCCTGCTGGTCCGGCCGAGCGCGACCGGCTGCAGAGCCGAGACCGCCTCGGCCAGCCGCTCGGTACCGAGCGCACGCAGCGCGCTCTCGACGGCGCGGTCGACGCCGACCTTGAGCGCGAGCGTGACCAGCAACTGCGCGAGGTCGATGCGGAGCGCGGCGACCGGCGCGGCGATCAACCCGGCACCGCTGAACCGCAGCCCGGCGCCCCCGTCCGGCGGGAAGACGATGTTCTGGCCGGCCAGCCCGCGGTGCGCGATGGCTCGCCGGTGCAGCAGCAGTACCTGCCGCCAGACCGCGTCCAGCCGGTC
This window harbors:
- a CDS encoding histidine phosphatase family protein yields the protein MLYLVRHGETEWSRSGQHTSHTDLPLTETGEAVALALKPVLASVLGGRPPALALSSPLQRARRTAELAGVPVELDEDLREVDYGDYEGITTPQIRERDPGWTVWTGAVPNGETAEEAGRRIDRVLDRARKALPNGHVVLFAHGHILRVLTARWLGLPASEGRLFALDTATIGVLDTEHDRPVVRRWNAPAAW
- a CDS encoding GNAT family N-acetyltransferase; this translates as MSWRVREATPDDVADIVAMVHELAAYEKAPDECTLTVPQLETALFGPSPALFGHVVSRADDDAVVGFAVWFLNYSTWRGVHGIYLEDLYVRPEARRGGAGRALLSRLAQICVERRYARLEWWVLDWNTPARDAYAAMGANALTEWIPYRVDGQDLLRLAGG
- a CDS encoding SigB/SigF/SigG family RNA polymerase sigma factor, coding for MVRPVGRRTGRPDATQHDPSRVPVPAGPADDRTTDEGPADEGPADERPPLRRAPMRRRASSADPADAADGSDVAHTAAERDRHASHELFRRLQACVPGSPEWRVHRDELVRRHLPLAHYLVRRFAGRGEPMDDLIQVATIGLIKAVDRFDLERGVEFSTYATPTVVGEVKRHFRDRGWAIRVPRRMQEHTLAVSRATGDLFGRLSRSPTIAELAGYTHLTEEEVLEAIGSAHAYTTVSLDVELADDSPGGAAHPAAGDAQVALENVEHRASLRPLLNRLNPRERQILALRFFANMTQSEIAAEIGVSQMHVSRLLSRTLAHLREGLGHPE
- a CDS encoding diacylglycerol/lipid kinase family protein; this encodes MRALLVVNPIATTTRPRTREVLVSALSAELDLEIAETTHRGHAIELGTRAAREHYDVVVALGGDGTVNEVVNGLLVDGPRDDLPALGVVPGGSANVFIRALGAPRDPVDATGLLLEALRANRRRSIGLGQVNDRWFIFCAGFGLDAAVVGRVEQARSRGRTATPGLYVRSAVAQYFRGPERTTTSIELKLDAPPADAADGVGAEPSGRFAAVIVQNCSPWTYLGPRPVNPCPEASFDAGLDLLALRALGLPSTLRTVWQILSPQPDPHGRHILREHDLSGFVLRSDAALAAQVDGDYLGELSELRFTAVPNALRVVV
- a CDS encoding WhiB family transcriptional regulator; amino-acid sequence: MDWRHRALCRDEDPELFFPIGTTGPALLQVEEAKAVCRRCSVTESCLQWAIESGQDAGVWGGMSEDERRALKRRNRQRARTA
- a CDS encoding sensor histidine kinase translates to MSTLRDLVEEHTSLSGEDLDHLHRLAGDWQLVADLSFADLLLWLPVAESGFLCAAQVRPTTAPTAYHDDMVGKMATGPVVDQLTTAMIERRIWREGDPVWHDGVPARQEAIPVRRGERVIAVVGRVTNLAATRVPSQLELSYLQAADDLCLMVAGGTFPPPPAEEKTASAPRVGDGLVRLNSLGVVTYASPNAQSAYRRLGLAGDLVGEDLATLTRGLATDPLDGGEVCARIQAAVHGEVKGRTEVEARGATVLIRALPLLPDGSPIGALVLVRDVTDVRRRDKALVTKDATIREIHHRVKNNLQTVAALLRLQARRVGTSDARAALEESVRRVASIAMVHETLASSLDETVDFDSIVDRVISMVADVAAPESRVLVRRVGSFGVLSAQIATPLVTVATELVQNAVEHAYGPGQAGEVIVAAHRWRGRLHVRITDDGRGLPEDFELDNSERLGLQIVRTLVTGELNGTLELRPRPEGGTEAVLVVPLIPFR
- a CDS encoding 8-amino-7-oxononanoate synthase, with protein sequence MSDPLQRLRDAYSVRTVSGLTRRLRPRPVAGDGLVDLAGNDYLGLSRDERVVSAAAAAALTWGAGATGSRLVTGTTVLHAELEAALARFSAAPDALVFSSGYLANLGAVTVLGGPDVLVVSDTVNHASIVDACRLSRSRVTITPHRDVGAVERALAGRPEEHAVVVTDALFSVDGDLAPLPDLHAVCRQYGALLVVDEAHALGVIGERGRGAVYAAGLAGEPDVVRTVTLSKALGSQGGAVLGAPEVIQELIDRGRPFIFDTGLAPASTAAALTALRILASTPELVATVRARASELAWAARSAGLSVTRPDGAVLSVTIGDPHAALHAQAVCAEFGLKVGCFRPPSVPEGRACLRLTARADLSDAEVALAARAFTAVARTLRIPTRH
- a CDS encoding lysylphosphatidylglycerol synthase transmembrane domain-containing protein; its protein translation is MTTSGRSESPAAEERVTGDGTSESAPEQSHVEAPSNGSAPAAEQPRADGAPIIEAPEPPRRVHRPLDLVRLLVSVAGLAVAMLFGAFDSNTVAGLDKDVTAATAPLPIALGVLITTGSGLLMLALPAVIVVDLLVRRRLRILADGTLAFLACLAWVAALQSVLRQLGNADALAASLTTAQAADPGITGFSAGVAAIATVAQIGRQPRLRVLGGVVFVLFGLAQVTLGATAVAVVISLLIGRVVGMFVRWAAGTTPSRPSPRAVVAELRRAGVELVSLRPRHLDIDDPVFFDAIDSGGRSLVVHVLDRDHEGAGVLQAVWRTARFREPAGRKALVSLRRAVEHEALISAVMAAAGARVQGMVAAVPVEPDAVVLAYQDVPGPTLDEIPLGQLDDDRLDAVWRQVLLLHRRAIAHRGLAGQNIVFPPDGGAGLRFSGAGLIAAPVAALRIDLAQLLVTLALKVGVDRAVESALRALGTERLAEAVSALQPVALGRTSRQALRRDKALLDTLRDRVLDVIGTAPPEPVRLERLRPRTIISVVALTAAAYVLLDQIAGLDLVAVITDADWRWLALAVLLGTVRFVGAAIALTGFVAERLRFARTFLVQVASSFLGLVAPAGVGGAALNVRYLQQAGVPAAAAVAAVALWQLGTVAVTVLLLIVVGLIAGNDQARSLEVPDSALITLGIVMAVVAAVFMVPFGRRFLLARLRPYLAQITPRLASVFTRPARLGAGVFGTILQSAATVLVMSACIEGFGGSLSWSVVAVVVLAGTALGSAAPTPGGLGAVEAVLSAGLTAGGLDGATAISSVLLFRMLTFWLPVLPGWLSFTWLSRKELV